The proteins below are encoded in one region of Myxocyprinus asiaticus isolate MX2 ecotype Aquarium Trade chromosome 13, UBuf_Myxa_2, whole genome shotgun sequence:
- the LOC127450876 gene encoding slit homolog 2 protein-like: MLLSIALLLLFLSPSRSSRLCSHLCQCYDHSDLVDCHARGFEDVPHGLPHGTWLLDLGGNKFTEIRSRAFAGLWSLRILVLSDSSIQDLQTHAFYSLSFLEKLDMSHNNLTLIPPNFSESLSSLRELRLDHNALVLLKSPGLEHLENLEKLDLSHNSIHSLEPGAFRGLSRLRHLYLQGNRLSVVRHGSLTMLPGLEVLLLGSNNISRIEVNALAPLHSLSLLGLEGNHLEHLNFKTFLSLHTAATHLQLAGNPWNCDCDLHRVFSKLLSVRHLHVDDYHNVTCREPWQLAGASLAWVDSQLCVAETVTVLVITVTVIVTVFGALIMAEKKRKKRKYWESEGESQEQ, from the exons ATGTTACTGTCCATCGCGTTGCTTTTACTCTTTCTGTCTCCATCGAGGAGTTCAAGGCTGTGTAGTCACCTCTGCCAGTGCTATGATCACTCAGACTTGGTGGATTGCCATGCCAGGGGTTTTGAGGATGTGCCTCATGGACTTCCTCATGGCACCTGGCTTCTGGACCTGGGAGGAAACAAGTTTACGGAGATCCGGAGTCGAGCTTTCGCTGGACTTTGGTCTCTTCGTATTCTCGTGCTGTCGGACAGTAGCATCCAGGATCTACAAACACAC GCATTctactctctctcttttttggaGAAGCTGGACATGAGCCATAACAATCTCACTCTGATACCTCCTAATTTCTCAGAGAGTCTATCGTCCCTGCGTGAGTTACGACTCGACCACAATGCACTGGTGCTGCTCAAGTCCCCAGGCTTAGAACATCTTGAGAACCTTGAGAAGCTGGACCTCAGTCACAATAGTATCCACTCCCTGGAACCTGGCGCATTCCGTGGCCTGTCCCGCCTGCGCCACCTTTACCTGCAAGGAAACCGCCTGTCTGTTGTGCGGCATGGCTCTCTTACCATGCTACCCGGGCTAGAGGTGCTGCTCTTGGGGAGCAACAACATTTCTCGGATTGAGGTAAATGCACTAGCACCACTGCACAGTCTGTCTCTGTTGGGTTTGGAAGGGAATCATCTGGAACACCTGAATTTTAAGACCTTCTTGAGCTTGCACACGGCTGCTACACACCTGCAGTTGGCTGGAAACCCCTGGAACTGTGACTGCGACCTGCACCGTGTCTTCAGCAAGCTGCTCAGTGTACGCCATCTCCACGTGGACGACTATCACAATGTAACCTGTCGGGAGCCCTGGCAGCTTGCCGGAGCCTCTTTGGCTTGGGTGGACAGCCAGTTGTGTGTGGCTGAGACCGTTACGGTGTTGGTCATCACTGTTACTGTGATTGTGACCGTATTTGGTGCTTTAATCATGGCGGAGAAAAAACGAAAGAAGAGAAAATACTGGGAGAGTGAGGGGGAATCACAAGAACAATGA
- the LOC127450875 gene encoding beta-1,4 N-acetylgalactosaminyltransferase 2-like yields the protein MNCNRQCLLKLFLTVLGITALGIYIIQSELLNVTEVMTRLLPSGTRHLQNIVFTKPSIGPFPSKNRSSCSCEGFSIIGLNVPATELEDVQRRRSEEYRQYQLRMKTNLDTLILAPSNSPFQYPIQGVTVEPLKKTAIPDLALHTHKRRLYKVSLRVKSGVLSVDDLVDREQVDGQDQRELTISSISLIQLNDLLSRVTYTSTIYHVKTKDLVHLSFEDYEAIFPIMIKRPSVPVLYDPGKDINSQVTITTKTFLRYEELDVLINSIRQFYPEIKIIVTDDSLIPEKVNGSNIEHYIMPPAQGWFAGRNLAVSQVTTKYFLWVDDDYIFQNHTRIESFVEIMEKVPELDVLGGAVENNQFFFQLLYEEGDEEEGGCLRRLHRRKLQSLPGFDGCFFVDGVVNFFLARTDAVRRVGFDPFLKRVAHTEFFLDGLGDLMIASCKGLTVGHQKKRKQSKYRRFRFPGQSDGKHKLAHHYFKNHLKCMKY from the exons ATGAACTGCAACCGACAATGCCTGCTTAAATTATTCCTGACTGTGCTTGGAATTACTGCATTGGGAATTTACATTATTCAAAGTGAACTGCTGAATGTTACAGAAGTCATGACTAGATTGTTGCCATCAGG CACAAGGCATCTCCAAAATATAGTCTTTACTAAACCAAG CATTGGACCATTTCCCAGTAAAAATCGTTCATCTTGTTCCTGTGAGGGATTTAGTATCATTGGGCTAAATGTGCCAGCGACTGAACTGGAAGATGTTCAGAGACGACGATCTGAGGAGTACAGACAGTATCAGCTCAG GATGAAGACAAACTTGGACACTCTTATTCTGGCCCCATCCAACTCCCCTTTCCAATATCCCATCCAGGGTGTCACAGTGGAACCTCTTAAAAAAACTGCGATACCAG ATTTGgctttgcacacacacaaaagaagacTATATAAG GTGTCCTTGAGGGTGAAGAGTGGAGTGCTCTCAGTGGATGATCTTGTAGACAGAGAGCAGGTGGATGGACAGGATCAGAGAGAACTGACCATCTCATCCATCAGTCTCATACAACTCAATGATCTGCTGAGCAGAGTGACCTACACTAGCACCATCTACCATGTCAAGACTAAAGATCTAG TTCATCTGTCTTTTGAGGACTATGAAGCCATATTTCCCATCATGATCAAAAGACCTTCTGTCCCTGTTCTGTATGACCCAGGGAAAG ATATTAACTCACAGGTAACCATAACAACCAAGACCTTTCTGAGGtatgaggagttggatgtcctcaTCAACAGTATCCGGCAGTTTTACCCAGAAATCAAAATCATTGTTACAGATGACAGCCTGATTCCAGAAAAGGTGAATGGCAGCAACATAGAGCACTACATCATGCCACCTGCACAG GGCTGGTTTGCTGGCCGGAATCTGGCTGTATCACAGGTGACCACTAAATACTTCCTGTGGGTGGATGATGACTACATATTCCAGAATCATACGCGGATTGAAAGCTTTGTTGAGATTATGGAGAAAGTTCCAGAACTGGATGTG CTTGGAGGAGCAGTTGAAAACAATCAGTTCTTTTTCCAACTTTTGTATGAGGAGGGGGATGAAGAGGAGGGTGGCTGTCTCCGACGTCTACATAGAAGGAAGCTTCAATCTCTTCCAGGCTTTGATGGCTGCTTCTTTGTTGATGGGGTTGTCAATTTCTTCCTGGCACGGACAGATGCGGTGAGAAGGGTCGGCTTTGATCCATTCCTGAAAAGGGTGGCTCACACTG AGTTTTTTCTCGATGGTCTTGGAGATTTGATGATTGCCTCTTGTAAAGGACTTACAGTCGGCCACCAGAAGAAACGCAAACAAAGCAAATACAGAAGATTTAGGTTTCCGGGACAAAGTGATGGAAAACACAAACTGGCCCATCATTACTTCAAGAATCATTTGAAATGCATGAAGTACTGA